From the Lemur catta isolate mLemCat1 chromosome 1, mLemCat1.pri, whole genome shotgun sequence genome, the window GGAAACTTTCTTCTGTTACTTGCATATCTGTTTTTGGGTCACTTGTTTTAAAATTCGTTCATCCCCAATTGTTTTCTTTGATGCTGCTGGTTTTATTCATTTGGGGTGAACCTTGGTTGCCTGTTTACATTTATGAATGAAAGATAATGTTATTATCTGACTTGGGACTGTTTTGTAGTTGTATGGGTTTGTTTACCCTGAAATGCATACGGAGATAAATATGACCTACTTTTTAGCCTTGAGGTATTTATAGTCTAGTAATGGAGGAAAACAAGTAAACCAAAAATTCTGCCAAAGTGTCAGAACACTCATGGTGCAGCTAAAACAAAAAGACTGTGATACTACTAGTTTGTGTACCAGGGAGTTCCAAGCTGTGTCCCTCCTCTACCTTCAACAGGCTACCTCTGGCTCCTCTAGGGCAGGCCTGGAAATGGAGGGTGCCTGGCAGAGATAAAGGTCTGACTTTTAACAGTTTGATGATGTAGCTCTCTGGGCTTGAAGAAAGTTCAAGGCTTATTCTTTccattgaaatattatttctgaatttctCAAAGATTTATCACTGAAAGTCTTCCACTGCAACATTTGTGACATAGGCAATGCCTTTCCTAAGGCTTTTCACTTACTACTACTTTTAGCCCCTGGGCACATGGTGGTCCATTCTACACAAACTCTCTCTGTTTGGGATCCCATCTCTCTCCCAAGTAGTCCTTTTCGGGAGATAAGAACTTGACTCAGGCCTGGTTCCTCCCCATGGACTATATCTGGTCCAAGGGAAAACACTCGGGCATCCTCGCACCTGTGGAAATGTGCCTCTCAGTGTTCTGCTGTAAGTAAACTGCTCTAGCCACTGCCCTTGCCTTAATTTCTCAAGGATGAGTCAAACACCTGAAAGTCTTCAATTTCTCATGTTCTGGAAGTAGGTAATGAAGTAAGACTTACAAAACTGGAAGCTAAGCACCTCCTTTGTAAGCTCTGTATAGATTTAGAATGTGGGAATATTTGGCACTTTTAGTTTTGTGCTCAGTCTTTGGggtctgaaagaaaagaaaaaaggtccCACCGGAAAAGCCTTTGTCATGCCTAAGTGAAAAGAACAAGAGTGATGAAATAAGGAAGGAATCTTCCATGATGCTTCTTGAAGGCAGTAGACCATCTCCTATACCTGACTTCATTACAACAAAACTGTGTGTCGGATAAACCTCTGTTAAGCCTGTGAGCCTCAGTCagggcaaaaaaggaaaaaaaaaaaaaaagctgggttCTCCTAAAAGGCTGAAAGTTTCTTAGGCTTGGTTCTCCTAGGGAGCCAGCTGAATGCTGTGAAGAAAGATTGCCTGgcagagagaaatttagaaacatttttacacTAAGGCATTTATACAGCATGAGCATTGAAGTCAGACAGGCCTGGGCTTAAATTCCCATTTGaaacttactagctgtgtgaccctagaCAGACAGCACTCTAAACCCATGGTTTTCTGATTTGTAAAAAGGGACTAATAGCTAATTTGAAGAGtagctgtgaaaattaaatgagatgtagTATATAAAGACTCCAAAACAGAAAGTCCTCAAAGAGTAGTAGACACCATCCCCTCTGCTTCTTCTTTGGCCCATTAATTCCCACTCTTCCTTAGGTCAGGGTCAGCCACCTCCTATAGAAGGCTTTCTTGGATTCCCTTTCCCACTCATCATGGTACAGGTTATGTTAAAGTGTTTTGTGCTATCTCTATCAAGCACAAACTACATTTAGCTAAAGTTGTTCGTGCCCATGTTTGCTCCCCCCATTAGAACTGGAGGCTTCTTGAGTGCAGAGAGTACATCTGACTCACCCATCGTTTCCCATGGCCGGGCCCGGCAGGGCAGATATCAATGAACATGCATTTGGGACATGTATGGGATCCGTAATTCACAGCATCCTAGGAGAATTCATAACCACTCTGTCATAAGTAAGATAGCAGATCCAGATTTCTGATTCCCAGTCTGGCTCACTAAATCATAGAATTGTAGGGCAGGAAAAAGCCTCATCATGGGGGAAGTATTTTATTCAAAAGGAACACATGTATCTTAAAAAAAGTATTCAACATTGTAAGTTTAAAGTGGGAAAGTTACAAAAAGAAacttagttttattttagaatagaaaGCCCAAAAATACCTTGGTTGATGGGATATTTATTTAAGCATCAGTCATACCATGGTGGTGGTAATCAGAACTGGGGACAGTGATACACAAGGTTTCTGTTTTATCAAAAGGAGGCAGGAGTTACTAAAGTTTAAGAAACAATGACCTATTTTCAACCACTTCTTTAGATACAGATGAGGCTCAGAGGGTAAAGAAATGTGTGCAAGGTCAGGTAGCTAGTAGGCAGCAGACAGGCTGGATGTGTGACCCCAGATGAGCGCTTCTCCGCTGCACCACAGCCTGCCTTGTGTATGCAAGCAGCACTGAGTGACGAGCGAGAGGTGGGTACCCTAGCGGGACCTTGAGCACGCCAGTAAATCCGAGACTccgttttcccatctgcaaaacaAGATCATATTCTGCCATACATGGCTGCTGCGGGATTAAAAGAGAAGCGAAAGTCCTTCATAAACACAACACATTGCTTAAAAGTGGCCCTTCTGGTATTTACATCAACCAGCTTGTAAAAGAGTAGCACAGTGAAGCTATACATCTAGACTCCAGCCACTTCAGCATGGCCACACACAAGGGTTTCCAGACAAGAAGTAGGATACCAATGATAATTAACACTCCCCGAGCAGTTTTTCATCAGGGGTAATGGTATAAGTGGGTAGTCACAGGAGATAAAGGTAAAATTGGAAACCAGGATAAATTCCAAATAGAAGAGagacctatatttttaaaaaatgaaaatctataagcactagaagaaaacataaatgaattcttCTATAATCTGGAAATGGGGAAAACTTTTCTAACCATGGTTCAAATTCCTTAAGCAATacagaaaagattaataaatttaattacataaaataattcctctatagcaaaaaaaaaaaaccccaaaacaaaaactcaccaaaacccaaataaaacaaaacaaaaatactgtaactaggcaaaaaagacaaatgagaaactgaaaaaaaaaaaaaatgtgtaacttACATCACAGACAAGGAGTTAATAGCCTTAATAAAGAGGgtgcttctaaaaataaaaaaaccaagaaTCCCACAGATATATATTGGAAATAAAACAGctctgagagaaagaaatgcaaatgatccTTAACTTACTAACATTCCACCTCACTCATAAATGACATGTGAAGTAAAACTACCCTAAAAAGCATGTCTCACCtattatatagattttaaaaactcaaattggACAAGATCGGTTGGTGAGTCTGTGGGGAAATGGACACTTTCATAGATTGCTGGTGGGAAGGCTACTGAGAGAGCAAAATGATATAACCTCCATGGAGGGAAATTCAACAATATCTAGAAATTACacattcatttatcttttgacCCATGTCTCATTTTTAGAACTCCACGCTAAAAAGACAatggcaaaaatatgaaaaggcaTGTGCACAAGTCTtttcattgcagcactgtttaTATTATCACAAgtctggaaacaattcaaataccCGTCAGTAGGGAACTGGTTGAATAAACTACAGTACATCAACAAAAGAGTGATCAACTCCAggataatattaagtgaaaaaaagtaatGTGGAGAAAAGTGAGTAAAATAAGCTATTTAACTAATGATACATATATTAAGTGGACggataaaacatttttcttcttaaatggCTGCTTGCATGGGGAGGAATGAAACAGAAGGGAGGGGACTGATACAGAAGCTAGACTTCTCTAAACATACCTTGTTTTGTAGATTGAACTTTGGAatcccataaatattttatagaattataaaacacaaataaggtttatgcaaacttttaaaagcaaaagcaaaatgaaacaaatgactCTGTGTATCAAGCTTGTGGCATAACCACACAAAGATTAATCATTTCTAGTGACTTTAAAACACAGGGCTTTGTTCATTTCTAGTAGGATATATACCATAAGGACAAAAAGAACTGCAAAACAATCTTAAGCTGCAAAGTCATTATATTATAGGTAGTAATGTTGGTATTGCTTTATTGAGACTATTATGTGTGTACTGTGAGATAAAGCAAATGAGTATTTGGGTTGGTATCACTGAGAATCAGAACTTTCGCCACGGGGAAAAAAGAGGTATGGCCATACAACTGATGAAGTAAAAACTCTTTCATCCTGATTTTGAATTGGAAGCATCAGTATAAACTgaagtattttctcttaaaaacaaaaaatgtatttcctcGCATTGTCCACTGAAAAGGCCTAGAAACCATGACCAGCTCAGTAACAACAACCATCTCTAGCACCCAGAAAATGGTCCAGACCTCGTTATGGAAATGGATGATTCCAGATCTGAGGCAGGCAATTTGGAAGAACCTGGAACATCTTATCATACCAGAAATCAAGGAAGCAATAAAATCCAAATAAGCTCATGCCAGAAGGATACAGAAGCCAACCTGAAGAGGCTCCTGTTGGCCAAAGATGGGATAATTTGCATATTAATAACtacaataaattagaaaattccaaatatttttacaCCATAGGTTTAATATAACACTAAAACCAACTAAACTAGATTATAGAATGAATGagagagaacaaaagggattGACCTTCCCTGCCAAATTCCTTTTATAAACCTCTCCTTGTAGCACTAAAACTAACCATGTCATCACTTGGTCAGTTTCCCTCACTGCACTTACACTAATGCAGAAGAGCAGATTGGGTGTTTTTAGACACCATCACATCCCCAGTGCTTGGCAGAGAAGGGACAGTAGGTACCTGGTACTATTTATGAAAAATTGAAATAGGGCAAAGAGCTAAGTTTGGAAACTGAGTCATCCAAGAAAGAACCAAGGAGTGGTTGCAGTGTGTTAAGATTGGGGAGCACTTACTTAGGAAAGTAAAACACTTGATGAAGCCATTATTTTGAACACCTGCAGTACCAACTGTGTTAATATGTACAATTAGGCCAGAACTGTCAAGACATACTTGGCAACATATTTCTATTGACATCAGGGCCCAACTAAGTCCCTGAGGTGCTGGCACAACCACCTTTAGGCTCAAAGTCTAAACATCAagcagagcatggtggctcacacttgtaatcttgGCACTTGgggaggcaggattgcttgaggtcaggagtttgaggttgcaagtgagctgtgatgaggctactgcactccagcctgggtgacagactaaaaaaaaaaaaaaaaaaaaaaaggaacatcaTTCCCTTTTGTTCTCTCATCTTCTACAATCTGGATTCTGCCAAACCATCCACTTAAATATGAGGCCACTGTATTTGGAGAAAAGGTCTATCACTAGGAAGTTTTAACAGTCAACCAATATTTTTAGAATGATAACGGATAGGAGGGTGAGAGGAGATAAGGATGGTCCAAGATTCCAACTAAGTAAACTACTTTTTCAGACAAGGCACACAGAAGTAGATTTAGTGGACCAGAGTTCAGATTTGAAAGTTCAGTTTCTGGTGCCTATAAGGCATCATGGGAGATTTCTAACAGGCCATTAAATATTGGTTTGGATCAGGAATGATGCTCACCCATACAAAGCCCTTGATAATTAGTACATAGCATCCTCTGAAGCAGAAGGCAAGAGTGATGCAACAAATACTGAAAATTTATGTGTAATAACTATTCTAAGGTACTCAAGGTTGTATTtacaaattatacaaaaatatctaagactgaagaaaacagaatttcatACTGCTATATATGAAATTGTGCTTCAAGTACAATTTCCTATATAACACGTTTACTTGAggacattttaaaagcaataaatgttggaaATCCTAGGGGAAAATTCTACCAGCTATATAAGCTACTTAAATACTgtttatagaaattattaaaggaaaatcaaaatcatgtAAATAGCATATGTGAAAAGAATTAGACCAAAGTTTAAGAgtgcaatattttttattcattgataAACTAAAAGCCCATTTTTAGATGTTTCTTTCTCGTGTATGCTACATCTGTTTTAGTAGTAAGCAAAGCCCTATAAGGAATGGCTTCACCTAGTCCTCAGACTCTGATCCATCTTCATCTTGGCTAATCTGGAAGTAACGAAGTTCGTAAGTCTCCTTATCAGAGGCAACCACTCGAAGCCAATCACGAAGATTGTTCTTCTTAAGGTACTTCTTGGTAAGGTATTTCAagtacctttaaaataaaaagatgaatgtcATCAAGCAATCTAGTCCCTACTATGGAAGATGCGCACCATCTTTTTTCTTGTGTGCCCAGTTCCCTCCAAAATGTCATCCTTTCACTTATACTAAGCATTGTGCAAGGATGCTATGGATACAAATAAGAGCAAGCAGGCTCTCAATCTCAATCAGAATCAGTTTATGCCTTATGAAACCCTTATTCTCCCATCTCCCTAAAATAAACTAGTATTCTTTACACTGGGAGATTTTATGTAGCAGAGCAATGGTAGCTTCCTCTTCAGCCTTACTGCCAcagccaaattatttttaaatcaaccaATACACAATTTCACTCTTCAAATACATTATGCATACATTATGCATGTTAACACCCCCTTCACCACTATCAACCTCCCTAACCTCAATGGCACCCTGGATCAACAAGAGGCAACCTGTCAAGAGAATTAAGTTCATTTATAAGTTCAAGGTTTTACAAACAGCCTTGTAAGAAGTATCTGCCTTAGCTCTTATAAAAAAAGCTTTCAGCATGGTCCAATTTCATCACTCCAGCCATTCTCTTCCTTTTACACTTTACAGCAGTTCCAACTACCAAGCATTCCTCTAAAGCTCCCCTGCCCTGTGCTAATGCTgcgtccctctgcctggaatacctCATTCCATTGGCAAACTATGCTCAGTCAGTCTCAGCTTTTCTGAAAATTCTCGTGCCCTATCTCTACATCCAATACAACAATTACAGAATTGTATTTTATAGTAATTACCTGATTGTCTATAAGGTCTTTGAGGACAGCTACTACATTGTCATCTCTCCGAATCCTTAGTTCAAGCCATAAGCTCTTAAGTCTTCATCTTCAGTTTCCAACAAGCTCACCACCCATCTTTGTCAGCCATAATGATCAATGGCTTGCCAATGCACATAAAACTCAAAGCCCTTCTTCCTATGGCTTTCAAGATCTGCTTCCTAGCTACCCCTCCAATATCATGCATTCCTCCCAAAACACACTGGCCTCCTTACTATTCCTGCATTTCATTTAGGTGAGGCATTTCCTGACCAATTTATCTAAAAACCTTGCAACCCTCTTTATGCCCTCTCACAGCACTTATCACTGCTTAATCTTGCATTTCACTTTCTCCCTTCTCCATTAGAGAAGCTCCTTGGTAGTGGCTAATTGGCCTGTTTGGTTCACTGTTGGGTTACCCAGTCCTGCAACAGTGCAACATATTCAATTACAAAAGCACTCAACATTAAAGTTTATAAACAACTTGGATTTACAGGGCCTATAATTTACTGGACAAGAACCCTGGACATGACTTGCTATATCCTAGTAATAAATTGCACTTATAAACAGTCAATAAGCAATTGGCTCCCAGTTAATGTACTTCCTATTCATACAGGCCTTTAATAAGTTCAAATGTATTCTTACGTATGAATAGAATAAATGCCAGGATtacatattctataaaatatttctcaactattataacttcataaaaatttgCAAAACAAGTACCAACCTTTTAGAGAACTGTTTCTCAGAAAcaactgtaattttatttttgaagcgTTCAATGTGAACAACATTCCCAAGATTTCCAGTTTTTCCATTGACTTTAACTTTTTCCCGTAGAAACTGCTCCTATTTCAAAACAGAAGAAATGCAAAACTAGGGAAGAAAACCCTAGATATTCACTAGGGAAGGTACCCTAGGAATAGACCTTAGGTTAATATCAACTTATTATATACTTAAACCATTATCAAGAATTCTACAATTATAATAAGCTGAGTGGAATGATACTTACAAAATTTCCAGAATCAAAAATTCCATCTTCTACTGGATGAGTAAGATCCAAATTAAACTTCCAGGTTGACCTCTTGGgttttttgtctttctgctatataaagttaaaattatgaTAATGCTGTAAGACAATTTATTCAGTTTACATACAAAGCCTTAACACAATGTACTGTGAAGTTATAGAAAAACAGTgtataatctttaaaaaagacCCACCTGGGGTTGATTTAAACTTCTAACCAAGGCCGATTTTGTTCAAGTTGTCAAGAAAAGTTGTGGGCTTTCATTATTTTCCAGACCACTAATGTTCAATTTTAAATTACTGTGTATGGTTTACTATGGGCCAAGTACTGCTTTACCACCATCCCCACTGCAGATGGGAACAGGTTAGTACACCTTCTAGCCCAAGCTCAGTTACTGCCAGAGCTACAATTCCACCCACTTATTAGACATAATAAGAATCCAATTCTTATGCtggcctatatatatatatatgtatgtatgtgtgtgtatatatatatatatatttacatcgATATATAAGGAAAGGCGGGGAGGACCTTTGGTAAaggtttcattttacatttagattttccATATCTAAACATTTTACACCAAGTTCATATAATATGGCTACATAAGCAAAATGTTGCGGCTAGTAACACTGGATATTCAATGTAAGGAAAACAGACAAATCAGTATTTATTAGAGAATGTCTTCAAATTAGATCCACCCAAATGGATATCAAGTATTGATACAGTCTGCTTTCTCAGGTAGTCGGGTTAACTTgtgccaaaaaaacaaaaagttatccAAAACTTATAACTGACGAGAGAGCAGTGGGTGCTGGGCCTGACTCCTGGTTTGGGCATAAGTTAACCTGGGAGACGCAGACAGTTCCTGTACAATGGAACGGAAAACCCCAGAGGGTTTATGGCCTCAGTGGGCTTTAACCCAGTTTTCTAGCCCAGCGATTTTACCCTAACATTTCTTTGTAAGTTGCGGGCATGTACCTAACTTACTGGTTCCCTTATTAATGACTTAAAATATCTGACGCACGTCACCGTAGAGTCATGACTTCTCCCCCAACTTAGTTCTAAAAGTTCTCAGAAACTTCTCCGACCGCCTCTGGCTCCCTCCGGCCTGGCAAGGCCGTCAGACCGGTCGGATTACCCACCTCTCCCCCCTTCCCGGTGCAAACAGAGCGTCAACAGCGTTATCAGGCGCGAGAGAGCAAAGCAAGGGTTCAGATGCAGCACCACCGGCCCCGTCCGCAGTCGTGCCTTTCTCTTCCTGAGTGCCATGACCACCCATCCTAAATTCACCCATCCAATTCCGAACCCAGCTCCAACTCCATCAGGCCGCATGGCAGCAGCCAGGACTCAAGAAAAACAACGCAAGAACCTAACATCTTGGTTGTGTTCCTGACCCGGCTTCCATGTCTCCCCTCCCTTTATCTCGACTGAGACGTCCACTCGCCAGCCGCAAAAATCATCTACTCTGCCCCCAAACACTCCCACTAAGACCACGTTCACTCACAGGCGCCATCTTGAAACCAGGCCACAGGACCAGAGAGGAGTCGGCCGCCGCGCGGCGCGTACTTATACCACAGCGTGCTGCGTCACGCGCTCGGAGCGTCGGAGTCCCGCCTCCCGGAAGAGGGCGCGGCGGCCAGTAACCCGGGAAACCGAGGGCGTGGCCGGAGGCGGGTAGGATAAGAGTGCAGTCAGGTTTCCTGCGAGCGCCCATCCGCGGCCGCAGTTCTAGTGGCTCTCGGTTTTCCACTGCGGGCTGCAGAGGCTCGTTGATCACCGCCGTCTCTGCGCGTGTCTTGGGGCTGCTCCCCGGCGCGAGGGATGCGGCAGTTATCTTTCACCAATCACCTGAATCTTGTCTTCAGTCAGGGCAAGGTAGTGTCTCAGGTTGCTTTGGGATCTCCTCTCCTATATTGCAATTATAATCCTCCAGCGAAAACGTTATTTCTGTGTGTTTTGTCTGTAAgccctgttttcttttattcccccATCCCCCGCCCCGCAACCCGAGAGAACCCAAGCTGTGAAAGTGAGCCCTGTTTTCTAAATACCTATTGAGGGAAATCACTGTTGAGGGAaatcagggagaaaaaataaactaggtccttggaaaaaatatctttctaagagaaaaacacaaagtGCTTACTTCTTGTTCACGTGTTTGGGTATAATCTATTTTATCGTGGGTTTTAGAGTTAACTCTAGGTCTCCTAACTGCCATCCAAAATGCCTTCCAGTTATGAAGAACAGGAATTGATGgtaggaaaatgtgtgtgtgtgtgatgaattgttttagagaaaaaaatgtgctctctttgattctaactgatgctatttgcttctgtgactgtgcttgcttttagttgtttgataaatatagttaatcagaatgaaaaacaggTATAAGAGCCAGGGTAACTCCATGataggctaggcttcctggatgtGAAAAGCTAACAGCCTAGTTCTGCTTCTGTATATGTGGCTTGCTGGCTTGGCGcttagcttaagtggagccatgATAGGCTTcactaaaatggagaaaaaacaaGGCCCCGGGGAGGTAActgcaagttacttcctgataaagggctggagagtcccgggGCCCACCAACCAACTAATTAGATAAAAAAGACAAGACATGATCAGCGCGTGAACAGCTTGTACAAGGCGTGTGTTCTCAATATCGCTTGTAACCAGAAACTAAAAGTCATACAACAACCACCCCTGACGTGACACGGGCCCTCCTCTTCCCCGACATGACATTGACCACAACTGGCGCCGGCGCGAAAAGCCCGAGGCTTAGAgtcaaccaatcaggagccaacatgatcagccacttttaaaagaacaaataaactaaaGGGGGATGGAGTGCCCAGTATGTCCTGTGCAGCCCAGTGTGTCGGGTGCAGACTAGTGTGTCGTGTGCAGACTAACGTGTCGTGTGGAAactaacatacagaaaagtataaaagcttaacctttaccccagggcggggtcctggtttgTGAGGGGAccctgcgttggtgctctgggacttggaccctagcttgagctagccaataaactcctttgccttttgcagcctcagtgactctgtctctctgttcctggggcggaGGGGAACTGGCTCTAACAGTTAAAAGTCAACGAATGTTTGCTGTGACTTAACAATCATATGTACAAGGCATACAAGGGTGGACGTGTCTTgatgacaaaaggaaaaaaaaatatcaatagcTTTTGAGCTTTGAAGGATTGTAAACTGAAGTCAGATCAGAAAAGTGGCATGCCTCTCAGAGTTTACCAGTAATTCCGGGGTGAAACTATGGTACCTAGGGGCTGGGATAAGGGATGAAGTGGACTTTTGTTGTTAATTTGGAGAATGACCCTAGAAAGTGATAATGGTGTGTGTCCTTTATTCCAGCAATTAGTTATTGTAGAAACTATGCTTTAATAAAGCATACGATGGTTAGAGCCTGAAGAGAAGCACTGAATTCCTCAAAGAAATCCACGTCAACAAGATTTTTTTTGCTTGCCTCAAAACCATGgtattataatttcatttcttttctgaacATTAAGAGGAGGGGAAGAAATCAGCATTTCCTCCTCAAGGGctgcccaggctgcagggcagaACTGATTCTTGTGCTATtggatattttgaaaacaaattagtAATTGAGGcacttattgttttgttttccttgtctTTAGTAGCCTTCCATGTGATGACAATAAACTCCTTAAACACTGGTAAGCTATTTTTACAAAGGGGTTATAAGAACAACATGTGCTTCAAAGTAACTAGTAATCCCAAAATAACTGGTTAGACACTGTAACGGGGAAAAAGATTTCTCccaattagaaaacaaaacaaaataaaacaaaaacttaagaaaaatattaaccaaaaatgTGCCAATGGAAAGAGTAACTGTTGTAAATAACTAAATTCTTCCTGAACTGcttacacgcacacacacgcacacagataTATTAACACAATGTTAGTCGTTACtccagttatttttttattttgacagctatttctaaaacacataaaaacaataaatgtctgAAAAAAGCCAAGACAATTTAGATCAATGAAGGGAAGTGTGCCTTTCCAGCTATTTGAATATAAGGTAATATATGATagatatatatttcatatgtCATAAACTTCAGTCGTTGGATTTACATGATACTGAAGCCTGAGTAGACAGATCAGTAAAACAAAGAATACAGGACAACATGACAGattaaattcttaagaaaaaCTCCTCCACATGTAGCCGTcttaaaaaatggctaaaatatcaTGTTATAAATAATTGTTATTGTATGGTTAAGCTACTGGAAAAGTAATAGAATTTTTTGGAGGCAGAAATGACAAGCCATGCTCATATTTGTTCCGAGCTTGAATTAGCTCTGCCCAAATAGCATGAAAAATCTCCAAACTAAAAATGTAGTTTAAAGTGTGCTTGGATTGTTAGTGCCAGGCAGAAGCAAATGCAAATGCTCTCTGGAGAAATCCATTTTAAATCCAGGCACAAAAAAATTCTCTGAGATAAACTTCCAGAAATATgagctgagaatttttttaaaatcactaaatACACAGGAAAACAAACCACTATGCATGAAAATCAACCCTCAAAATCTACGAAATCAGACCGACAATGAACCTACagataaattattagaattattatgtGAACATATCAAGATTGCTGGGTACAAacttcatatacaaaaataaattgcatatcTATAAACCACAATGAAttagaaaatggaatttgaagaagatatcatttttaataccataaaatacgtaaggaaaaaataacaaaagatgtaCAAGACCTCTGTGcagaactataaaatataattgagaaaaattaaagaagaccaaATAAATAGGAGGACATTCAATGGTCAGGGATTGGAAGACccaataaaataatgatgtaatTTGTCTCAAAACTAAATTATAGATTCAGTGTGATCTCAAACAATAGCTTAACAGGTGTTCTCtatctcatctctctctcttcctcctctctctctctctctctctcctcctctgtctcaCAAAAACCAATTTGAAAACTTGTATGGAAGCACAAAGGTACCAGAATAgcaagaatatattttaagaaaaaaaaataagatagaagaACTTTCTCTACCagattaagatttattttaaagatactaTAATTAAGACAATACAATATTGTTTTAAGGTTATGAATATAGACAAATGGAGTAGACTAGAGAGCATAAAAAGTTCACACACAAATGTGTTTGTTTGCCATTTATGGCCAAATGGTACTTCAGAATAGTGGAGAGAAGACTATTCTTACAaccctcattattttttaaattgaaaatatgtaaatgtacacCCACTAAAACATAAACATTGTGGTCAACATAAATCTTTAAAATCCACATGATTATTTTGTGCTGGAAATATTATAGATATGCTTATGAATGTTTGTAAATAATCTAATAAGCATTTATCCATGTAAGtatcaatatgtattttttgaacTGTGAAAAACTGCTCTGACATTTCAGCAAAGAGGACTCAGAATAGAATTATCTGTTCTGGTCC encodes:
- the RPL22L1 gene encoding 60S ribosomal protein L22-like 1 isoform X2, translated to MAPKDKKPKRSTWKFNLDLTHPVEDGIFDSGNFEQFLREKVKVNGKTGNLGNVVHIERFKNKITVVSEKQFSKRYLKYLTKKYLKKNNLRDWLRVVASDKETYELRYFQISQDEDGSESED
- the RPL22L1 gene encoding 60S ribosomal protein L22-like 1 isoform X1, with the translated sequence MAPQKDKKPKRSTWKFNLDLTHPVEDGIFDSGNFEQFLREKVKVNGKTGNLGNVVHIERFKNKITVVSEKQFSKRYLKYLTKKYLKKNNLRDWLRVVASDKETYELRYFQISQDEDGSESED